The Magnetospirillum sp. genome includes a region encoding these proteins:
- a CDS encoding Fur family transcriptional regulator, whose amino-acid sequence MTRDRTFTLAVDALKEAGLRPTRQRVQLLHLLRAGGNRHLSADDLAREAKKIGLSVSLATVYNALNQFTQSGLLREVVIAPGISYFDTNIGPHHHFYFEEERRLQDIPVDAVSVSDLPPAPMGTKVARVEVVIRLESERK is encoded by the coding sequence ATGACTCGCGATCGGACATTCACCCTGGCGGTCGACGCCCTCAAAGAAGCTGGCTTGCGCCCCACGCGCCAGCGCGTGCAGCTCCTGCATTTGCTGCGTGCGGGCGGCAATCGCCATTTGAGTGCCGACGATCTGGCGCGCGAAGCCAAAAAAATCGGCCTGTCGGTGTCGCTCGCCACCGTCTACAACGCATTGAACCAATTCACGCAAAGCGGTTTGCTGCGCGAAGTGGTGATCGCCCCTGGTATTTCTTATTTCGACACCAATATCGGGCCGCACCACCATTTCTATTTCGAAGAAGAACGCCGCCTGCAGGACATCCCGGTCGATGCAGTATCGGTTTCCGACCTGCCGCCGGCCCCGATGGGCACCAAAGTGGCGCGCGTCGAGGTCGTTATTCGCCTCGAATCCGAGCGGAAATAG